One Prinia subflava isolate CZ2003 ecotype Zambia chromosome 17, Cam_Psub_1.2, whole genome shotgun sequence DNA segment encodes these proteins:
- the UBFD1 gene encoding ubiquitin domain-containing protein UBFD1: MAAAAAAADGAEEPGMEAEAQELPLGCGGGGGSPATGRSPEGEERREPPQASVSNGGGEDGGRELVELKVIWNKNKYDVKFCLDSTGAELKQKIHSLTGLPPAMQKVMFKGLLPEEKTLREIKVTNGAKIMVVGSTINDVLAVNTPKDAAQQEVKAEENKKEPLCRQKQHRKVLDKGKPDDVMPSVKGVQERLPTVPLSGMYNKSGGKVRLTFKLEQDQLWIGTKERTEKLPMGSIKNVVSEPIEGHEDYHMMAFQLGPTEASYYWVYWVPTQYVDAIKDTVLGKWQYF, from the exons AtggctgccgccgccgccgccgctgaTG GTGCCGAGGAGCCGGGCATGGAGGCGGAGGcgcaggagctgcccctgggctgCGGCGGAGGGGGCGGCTCGCCGGCGACGGGGAGGTCTCCGGAGGGCGAGGAGCGCCGGGAGCCCCCGCAGGCGTCTGTCAGCAACGGCGGCGGCGAGGACGGCGGGAGGGAGCTGGTGGAGCTGAAGGTGATCTGGAACAAGAACAAGTACGACGTGAAGTTCTGCCTGGACAGCACGGGGGCCGAGCTGAAGCAGAAGATCCACTCGCTGACAG GCCTCCCGCCGGCCATGCAGAAAGTTATGTTCAAGGGACTTCTGCCAGAGGAGAAAACGTTGCGGGAAATCAAAGTAACAAATGGAGCCAAAATAATGGTTGTGGGCTCTACCATCAACGACGTGTTAGCAGTAAATACACCCAAAGATGCTGCTCAACAGGAGGTCAAagctgaggaaaacaaaaaggagcCACTTTGCAGACAAAAG CAACACAGAAAAGTGTTGGATAAAGGAAAACCTGACGACGTGATGCCTTCTGTCAAAGGTGTGCAG GAGCGCCTGCCCACGGTGCCGCTGTCCGGCATGTACAACAAGTCCGGGGGCAAAGTCAGACTCACCTTCAAACTCGAGCAGGACCAGCTGTGGATTGGTACAAAAG agagaacagaaaagttACCCATGGGGTCCATTAAAAATGTGGTGAGTGAACCTATTGAAGGCCATGAGGATTATCACATGATG GCATTTCAGCTGGGCCCAACAGAAGCATCTTACTACTGGGTCTATTGGGTCCCAACTCAGTATGTCGATGCAATCAAAGACACGGTGCTGGGGAAGTGGCAGTATTTTTGA
- the EARS2 gene encoding nondiscriminating glutamyl-tRNA synthetase EARS2, mitochondrial isoform X2 — protein sequence MARALRALRCAAAPGPGPGLESGSGHGPGPGPGPGPRVRFGPSPTGFLHLGGLRTALYNYIFAKKHQGTFILRVEDTDQNRVVPGAAEGIEDMLNWAGIPPDESPGRGGPTGPYVQSQRLELYGQAGAALLARGAAYRCFCSPRRLQLLRGAALRSHQTPRYDNRCRHLTPAEVAQKMSQGLDFVIRFRLEKGVEPFQDLVYGWNKHEVAEVEGDPVILKGDGFPTYHLANVVDDHYMGITHVLRGTEWLASTSKHLLLYKAFGWEPPQFGHLPLLLNRDGGKLSKRQGDIFLERFARDGFLPEALLDIVTNCGSGFTEKQMGRTLEELISQFEVGRITTHSALLDLEALPEFNRIHLARHIENQGLRQKLVRELQGLVELVYGDQQVDPDVLEKEYVERVLLLRKGHISFLKNLVSSDYSYLWVRPSVSRQQLQTISAEVDEIGKLVLGLMTRQAAALTVEELNKDLRNLQKQTRETKYSSMMQLLRLVLSGRQHGPSVAEMMVTLGAEEVCGRIHRALSS from the exons ATGGCGCGAGCTCTGCGCGCGCTGCGCTGTGCGGCGGcgccgggaccgggaccgggactgGAATCGGGATCTGGACATGGCCCCGGCCCCGGTCCCGGCCCCGGGCCGCGGGTCCGGTTCGGGCCCAGCCCCACAG GTTTTCTGCATTTAGGTGGCCTTAGGACTGCTTTGTACAATTACATCTTTGCCAAAAAACACCAAGGAACCTTTATTTTAAGAGTGGAGGATACAGATCAGAATCGGGTGGTGCCCggagctgcagaaggaataGAAGATATGTTGAACTGGGCAG GTATTCCCCCGGACGAGAGCCCCGGGCGCGGCGGCCCCACCGGGCCCTACGTGCAGTCACAGAGGCTGGAGCTGTACGGGCAGGCGGGCGCGGCGCTGCTGGCCCGTGGCGCTGCCTACCGCTGCTTCTGCAGCCCGCGGCGCCTGCAGCTGCTCCGCGGGGCCGCCCTGCGCAGCCACCAGACCCCGCG ATACGACAACCGGTGCCGGCACCTGACGCCCGCAGAAGTGGCCCAGAAGATGTCCCAGGGCCTTGACTTTGTCATCCGCTTCCGCCTGGAGAAGGGGGTGGaacccttccaggacctggTCTATGGCTGGAACAAGCACGAGGTGGCTGAGGTGGAAGGTGACCCCGTGATTCTCAAGGGGGACGGCTTCCCCACATACCACCTGGCCAACGTGGTCGATGACCACTACATGGGCATCACCCACGTTCTGCGGGGGACCGAGTGGCTGGCTTCCACTTCCAAGCACCTGCTGCTGTACAAAGCCTTTGGCTGGGAGCCCCCTCAGTTTGGCCACCTGCCGCTGCTGCTGAACAGGGATGGTGGCAAGCTGTCCAAGAGGCAGGGGGACATCTTCCTGGAGCGCTTTGCTCGGGACGGCTTCCTGCCAGAGGCACTGCTGGACATTGTCACCAACTGCGGCTCGGGGTTCACAG AGAAGCAGATGGGGAGGACTTTGGAGGAGCTGATCTCCCAGTTTGAAGTAGGCAGAATTACAACCCATTCTGCTCTCCTGGACCTTGAAGCACTCCCAGAATTCAACAG GATTCACCTCGCCCGTCACATTGAGAACCAAGGGCTGCGTCAGAAGCTCgtgagggagctgcaggggctggtggAGCTCGTCTATGGGGATCAGCAAGTGGATCCAGATGTTCTGGAAAAGGAATATGTGGAGCGAGTCCTCCTGCTGAGAAAA GGTCACATAAGCTTCCTGAAGAATCTGGTGTCGAGTGATTACTCTTACCTGTGGGTCAGGCCCTCGGTGTCCCGGCAGCAGCTACAAACAATTTCTGCAGAAGTAGATGAAATAGGAAAACTTGTCTTAGG GCTCATGACAAGGCAGGCAGCTGCTTTGACTGTGGAGGAGTTGAACAAAGACCTGAGGAATCTCCAGAAGCAAACCAGAGAGACCAAGTACAGCAGCATGATGCAGCTCCTCCGCCTGGTGCTCAGCGGGCGCCAG CACGGCCCGAGTGTTGCTGAGATGATGGTGACTCTGGGAGCTGAGGAGGTGTGTGGCCGGATACACAGAGCACTGTCCAGCTGA
- the EARS2 gene encoding nondiscriminating glutamyl-tRNA synthetase EARS2, mitochondrial isoform X1, whose product MGGKHPFGLCRGCWLPGVLLPELPGSPCQRVPVPPGWGGVTVGVLWQCCSWHVPAHTGLPGFLHLGGLRTALYNYIFAKKHQGTFILRVEDTDQNRVVPGAAEGIEDMLNWAGIPPDESPGRGGPTGPYVQSQRLELYGQAGAALLARGAAYRCFCSPRRLQLLRGAALRSHQTPRYDNRCRHLTPAEVAQKMSQGLDFVIRFRLEKGVEPFQDLVYGWNKHEVAEVEGDPVILKGDGFPTYHLANVVDDHYMGITHVLRGTEWLASTSKHLLLYKAFGWEPPQFGHLPLLLNRDGGKLSKRQGDIFLERFARDGFLPEALLDIVTNCGSGFTEKQMGRTLEELISQFEVGRITTHSALLDLEALPEFNRIHLARHIENQGLRQKLVRELQGLVELVYGDQQVDPDVLEKEYVERVLLLRKGHISFLKNLVSSDYSYLWVRPSVSRQQLQTISAEVDEIGKLVLGLMTRQAAALTVEELNKDLRNLQKQTRETKYSSMMQLLRLVLSGRQHGPSVAEMMVTLGAEEVCGRIHRALSS is encoded by the exons ATGGGTGGAAAACATCCGTTCGGGCTCTGTCGGGGCTGCTGGCTGCCCGGCGTGCTCCTGCCGGAGCTCCCGGGCTCGCCCTGCCAGCGTGTCCCGGTGCCCCCCGGGTGGGGCGGGGTCACTGTTGGTGTGTTGTGGCAGTGCTGTTCCTGGCATGTGCCAGCTCATACGGGACTTCCAG GTTTTCTGCATTTAGGTGGCCTTAGGACTGCTTTGTACAATTACATCTTTGCCAAAAAACACCAAGGAACCTTTATTTTAAGAGTGGAGGATACAGATCAGAATCGGGTGGTGCCCggagctgcagaaggaataGAAGATATGTTGAACTGGGCAG GTATTCCCCCGGACGAGAGCCCCGGGCGCGGCGGCCCCACCGGGCCCTACGTGCAGTCACAGAGGCTGGAGCTGTACGGGCAGGCGGGCGCGGCGCTGCTGGCCCGTGGCGCTGCCTACCGCTGCTTCTGCAGCCCGCGGCGCCTGCAGCTGCTCCGCGGGGCCGCCCTGCGCAGCCACCAGACCCCGCG ATACGACAACCGGTGCCGGCACCTGACGCCCGCAGAAGTGGCCCAGAAGATGTCCCAGGGCCTTGACTTTGTCATCCGCTTCCGCCTGGAGAAGGGGGTGGaacccttccaggacctggTCTATGGCTGGAACAAGCACGAGGTGGCTGAGGTGGAAGGTGACCCCGTGATTCTCAAGGGGGACGGCTTCCCCACATACCACCTGGCCAACGTGGTCGATGACCACTACATGGGCATCACCCACGTTCTGCGGGGGACCGAGTGGCTGGCTTCCACTTCCAAGCACCTGCTGCTGTACAAAGCCTTTGGCTGGGAGCCCCCTCAGTTTGGCCACCTGCCGCTGCTGCTGAACAGGGATGGTGGCAAGCTGTCCAAGAGGCAGGGGGACATCTTCCTGGAGCGCTTTGCTCGGGACGGCTTCCTGCCAGAGGCACTGCTGGACATTGTCACCAACTGCGGCTCGGGGTTCACAG AGAAGCAGATGGGGAGGACTTTGGAGGAGCTGATCTCCCAGTTTGAAGTAGGCAGAATTACAACCCATTCTGCTCTCCTGGACCTTGAAGCACTCCCAGAATTCAACAG GATTCACCTCGCCCGTCACATTGAGAACCAAGGGCTGCGTCAGAAGCTCgtgagggagctgcaggggctggtggAGCTCGTCTATGGGGATCAGCAAGTGGATCCAGATGTTCTGGAAAAGGAATATGTGGAGCGAGTCCTCCTGCTGAGAAAA GGTCACATAAGCTTCCTGAAGAATCTGGTGTCGAGTGATTACTCTTACCTGTGGGTCAGGCCCTCGGTGTCCCGGCAGCAGCTACAAACAATTTCTGCAGAAGTAGATGAAATAGGAAAACTTGTCTTAGG GCTCATGACAAGGCAGGCAGCTGCTTTGACTGTGGAGGAGTTGAACAAAGACCTGAGGAATCTCCAGAAGCAAACCAGAGAGACCAAGTACAGCAGCATGATGCAGCTCCTCCGCCTGGTGCTCAGCGGGCGCCAG CACGGCCCGAGTGTTGCTGAGATGATGGTGACTCTGGGAGCTGAGGAGGTGTGTGGCCGGATACACAGAGCACTGTCCAGCTGA